In the Nothobranchius furzeri strain GRZ-AD chromosome 1, NfurGRZ-RIMD1, whole genome shotgun sequence genome, TGACCTGCGGGGGCAAAGCGGGCAGGAGCAATTCCAGCTGAGCAAAGAGGGAGAAGTGGTCAGAGGGGATGTGGGGGTGTGGGCAGCCGCTGACATTGTTCTCTACAAGCCAGTGGGGGTCCAGAGGGCCCAGGATGCCCAGGACGTTCAGGTGAGGCTTGGAGTAGAAAACGTAATCGATCACACCCTAAAGAGTAGAAAGAAGAGATGTTTGACTTCTAATTGTGCTGATTGGAGGGTTTATGAGCTTACCAACCAGCATCTGGTCAGTGCGGTTACCTTGAAGTCGAAGGTGTAATTGGTGTAAGGCATCAGGCCATTCTCGTAGGCGCTCTTCAACTTGAAGCCGTGAGTGATCTTGCCGTTGGATGTGCTATTCTTGCCGTTGCAGTTGAATTTGGTCAGGCTGTCACTGTAGCGGAGCTCCTTGAAGTCCTTGTGGGTGCAGTCCACTCCACCGGTACTCAGGTACTCCACTACGCCTGGAGAACAACCACCATGGTCAGGGCAGTACTGGTTTTAACCACATACCAGTTAAACAGTGATGCCAACTCAAGCCAGATTTCTGTCATCTTCATTTGATTTGATACTTGAGGAGCTCGTCACCCTGCTGCTCAGGAGAGCCACGGTCGTTTAAAGTCCCACCATTAAAACATCTAACAAGCACACAGAACCCATCCCGTTATAAATGAGCATTTAAAAGTAATACCTTCATAAATAAATATTTCAATCACCAACATGCTTGGTCAAAAAAGCACAAattgtaacactttacaataagggtccctataCTACATTAATGTTACTAATTGCATTATTaagcataaataaataataaagtcaATAAAGTCTTAACAACAAATGTTAATTAAGGTATGATTTGTTCATTCATGCTTAATAAAGCACTAAGTATCATTAATATAGGGACCTTTATCGTAAAGTGTTACTGCACAAAGTGTTTTAGTATCAGTGTTTTCTCTATAAATCCTTAACTGTCACAGTTCACACTAAGGTCGGCCgatatgtatatttttaaacGGATATTTGTCAGTCTAACAAAAGAGACAATGGGTGAGATATTCATACAGGTGCGGGCGTGACAATCTGCACAAAGACGTCCACAAATCACAATTATTTTAGCAGACCACGAAGGGTCCTCGTGTACGAGATTGCTGTTCTCTGAATTTTATAGACTATTTGATACGTTAATCAACAACATCCTCCACCGCAACTGGTTTGAGCTACACAAGTGAGAATAGGGGGCAGGACTTCTGACCTAATGGCAAGTAACGGATTATTTTGCCTAGGTGGTGGGGGGCTTCACCTACTGGATCAGGTAAGATGTAGATCGTGTTGGGTTATGCATGTAGGACATGTTGTAgacgtctgtctgtctttcttgtctgtctgtctgtccatcttATAGCATCCGTCCGTCTGTCTACATACAGggtacaccttaataaaatgggaatggttggtgatattaacatcctgtttgtggcacattagtatacgtaaggggcaaacttttcaagatgggtggtgaccatggtggccattttgaagtcggccatcttggattcaacttttgttttttcaataggaagggggtcatgtgacacatcaaacttattggaAATTTCgcaagaaaaacaatggtgtgcaTGGTTTGAATGTTCAAGCGTAAGTCAAATCCCAaatcacaaaaaaaaaattatgacTCAAGTTCACACCTCTGCTAGAATCAACAAATCATacaattaacaaaaaaaaaaaaaaaaaaccataaagGCCAATTTTGGCTGCTTGAAACATATTAAAGAGCATCAGTCCACAAATAGTCACCACCGGTATGAAGGTCAGGACTTGCATTGTTATTTGTTGACTTACCAGAGTCAGGCAGGGAGTTGAGGTCAGCACACAGCACCAGTGGAATGGCATTGGTCTCACCAGAGGAGGATAACTTGAAGCTGCGCGTGGCCTTGTCTACGATATTCTTCACCTCTGACAGAAACATCATGGTCTGGACCAGCTTGACATCTGAGTACTCTGGGTCCCAGTGCATGTGGGCATTTGCTACCAGAAGAAGCTGCTTCTCCATGCCGTGGAGTGACTTCCCAgctgaaaataataaaatcaggacAAAGAGCTCTTAGATGGGCATCACATGCCACCTATAGCTGGCTTTGGAAGGCCAGTGTCTGAATTTGTCACTTACAGGAGATCTCCATGATTTCTTTGCGGACCTCAAGCAGCACAGCGACCCCGATGTTGTCCTTCGTCATCACCCTGTTCAACATGGCCTCAGAGCCCTCGGAGTTAGCCATGGCCAGCTGGTTGAACTCCACGGTGTGCCTCTGCACGGCGCCGAACCTGGGCAGAAACACAAAATCACCAGGAAAACTGTGATCTGATGCTTTTCGTAGATAAGACTATAGAAAAACAACCACATTCTTTGATGTGCAGCTAAAAGGGAAAATCCAGAGTATTTAAAGGGCAAATATCTACATTTAAACATCCCAGCAAATATTCTACACTAAATAACATTTTCTAATTCAAACATTTTATTCCTAAACTATTTAAGCTTTTTGACAATCAAactaattattatttatgttttataAGCTGGAAAAGAGTTGTTTTATCTGCCAATTACAACCTCGACTCATTTTTCACATACTTACTTTTCTGTCTTGAAGAAAATCGCACAGCCATCCACGTGTTTACGATCGGACTCTGACATGGTTCTGGCTCGTGACTTTGGACTGAAGAACCCATCATATCCTTGTTCTTTCAACTCAGGCAGGAAGAAACTGTAGTACTGCTCTGTTTCTACTTCCTGTAAGACAAAAAACAAGAACTAGATGAGGAATAAGAAGATatttttgcaacaaaaccctaaaTCTGAATGCATCTGCtaaacattcattagaacataAAGGACATTTCACATGCATACTCAGGCTTTCTGTACATAATGAATGAAGCAACTCACTCTCCGGAGCCTCGTGCATTTGAAATTTGCTGATTCTTTGCAGCGAAAATTTATAAAAGGAGCTATTTGTCCAACTAGCTCAGCTACTGAAACACAATTCATTTTACTACATCGTGCTTTAGAGGCCGACCTGGGTCCGGATCAGCTCCATCATCACAACAGAACAGCACCGGGAACGGGGTTCGCCACCGCCAATCTGAGACCAGGCCGTTATCAGCCAATCAGCTCAGACAGCTGATGATATCTAAGTGGTATCATGGTATGTTAATAAAATCATTCACTTATTGCACGAGCACACAGCACTATTAAACCAAAGCCTCCATAACTGTGATCATAATGAATGCCTTCAGACAAACAATCATTTTCAGTGTTTGTTCTAACTCTGAAAACCAAACTATGGAAAGAAAAGGGAAGTGCCCGATAAAAGGAATTGAACCAAACTCAGAAGagatgttaaaataaaaaagaatgacGATTATTGGTTACACATCTCTGATCAGACAGAGGAGAGGCCTCTGTTGAAACCACAGTCAGGCAGATCAAGGATGTCGGCTTGAACAGCgaacaaagaaaaaaacaagcccccataattcaggtctggatatgaagcagaAAAaacttgcagttccaccctcatccgctgggggctggtgtcagaagcgagcaaatcctcattgactcccattttaaaaataccaatttcacagcagaaataaacatgtttacagcctggttccaaaacatgttttaggtttaatagatctagtttacactcatgacaactctgaggggggagaATTTTTGTTCacttttctgtttaagtgtattaaaggcctaaaattctgtataattaatgagcatcagacccacgtgaccacagatctAGCTCCGGAGAaaagcctcagtctgagcctcggcctcgcccgaaaactgttccgcgattttccgtctctcaacttagaccattagttgtgccgtttgtgtattcttgtttggatattatttgtgcaattgttgaacaaaattacttgctgtggtattaattgcactaatagagtgtccaaggagtctccccttcatttttttcggtaagtacaattatatttatgtattttaggtcactgccactcttgcactagctgagcttagattttaacatgtactgtttaaccatgacatttaaatgtaatagggtaaaacccagtgcatttaacataatgctgcactttagaaaatggactttagaaaatatgacatgttggtggagctgggttccgactatcggtatggtcccctcccctcggctgcagctcggcgcatctctaactgcagcggcgcctgtctgccgtgcgggctgccggcttgtggagctctcgggaaacctctgtgttccac is a window encoding:
- the cnot6a gene encoding CCR4-NOT transcription complex subunit 6a; the protein is MPKEKYDPPDPRRMYTIMSSEEAANGKKSYWAELEISGRVRSLSTALWSLTHLTALHLSDNSLSRIPPDIAKLHNLVYLDLSSNKIRSLPAELGNMVSLRELLLNNNQLRVLPFELGKLFQLQTLGLKGNPLAQDIMSLYQEPDGTRRLLSYLLDNLAGAIKRIPTEQPPARSWISLQEPDRTRPSTLFSVMCYNVLCDKYATRQLYGYCPTWALNWEYRKKSIMQEILGCNADIISLQEVETEQYYSFFLPELKEQGYDGFFSPKSRARTMSESDRKHVDGCAIFFKTEKFGAVQRHTVEFNQLAMANSEGSEAMLNRVMTKDNIGVAVLLEVRKEIMEISSGKSLHGMEKQLLLVANAHMHWDPEYSDVKLVQTMMFLSEVKNIVDKATRSFKLSSSGETNAIPLVLCADLNSLPDSGVVEYLSTGGVDCTHKDFKELRYSDSLTKFNCNGKNSTSNGKITHGFKLKSAYENGLMPYTNYTFDFKGVIDYVFYSKPHLNVLGILGPLDPHWLVENNVSGCPHPHIPSDHFSLFAQLELLLPALPPQVNGLHLPARR